A stretch of Edaphobacter lichenicola DNA encodes these proteins:
- a CDS encoding COX15/CtaA family protein: MATAGAVKTPDGSTTTRLETSRALVRFAWVVVGYNVLVILWGALVRATGSGAGCGNHWPLCNGQVIPLSPRIDTIIEFTHRCMTGGSTFLVVGLLIWTFRGTLKGQAARTLAVVSMVLLLNEAFLGALLVKLGYVTGNQSMGRVVVLSIHLSNTLLLLAALTLTARLLGTGQRWTELSGSGARKLWALLGLGATLIVGVSGSLAALGDTLFPASSLRAAFAQDFAPNSPWLLRLRGVHPVSAVIAAAFVLWLVAQARRAGAGRVAGVVLSLLCFQFALGLADVLLLAPVWMQILHLLGADLYWVALVALATTVVWPKRISDGRYRAN, encoded by the coding sequence ATGGCTACGGCTGGAGCGGTAAAGACGCCGGACGGTTCGACAACGACGAGGCTCGAGACCTCTCGAGCGCTGGTGCGGTTTGCCTGGGTCGTGGTCGGCTATAACGTGTTGGTGATCCTCTGGGGAGCACTGGTTCGGGCCACCGGGTCTGGCGCCGGATGTGGAAACCACTGGCCGCTCTGCAATGGACAAGTGATTCCGCTGTCGCCGCGCATCGACACCATCATTGAGTTCACCCATCGGTGCATGACCGGCGGTTCGACATTTCTCGTCGTTGGGCTACTGATCTGGACGTTTCGCGGAACCCTCAAAGGGCAGGCAGCACGAACTCTCGCCGTCGTGTCCATGGTCTTGCTGTTGAACGAGGCGTTCCTCGGTGCGCTGCTGGTGAAGCTGGGGTACGTGACCGGCAATCAGTCTATGGGGCGAGTGGTGGTGCTCTCCATTCACCTCAGCAATACTCTGCTGCTTCTCGCCGCGTTGACCCTTACTGCCCGGCTTCTCGGGACAGGACAGCGATGGACTGAACTCAGCGGAAGCGGAGCAAGAAAACTGTGGGCACTCCTGGGGCTTGGGGCCACGCTGATCGTCGGCGTTAGCGGGTCGCTCGCGGCATTGGGAGATACCTTGTTCCCTGCTTCTTCGTTGCGCGCGGCGTTCGCTCAGGACTTTGCACCAAACTCGCCCTGGCTCCTGCGGCTGCGAGGCGTACACCCGGTCAGCGCTGTGATTGCAGCAGCATTCGTGCTCTGGCTCGTGGCGCAGGCCAGACGCGCAGGTGCAGGACGCGTCGCCGGAGTTGTGCTGTCTCTCCTCTGCTTCCAGTTCGCGCTCGGACTCGCGGACGTCCTGCTGCTGGCTCCCGTATGGATGCAGATTCTGCATCTGCTGGGAGCGGATCTCTACTGGGTAGCTCTCGTAGCGCTGGCAACAACGGTAGTGTGGCCGAAGCGGATCTCAGATGGAAGATATAGAGCAAATTGA
- the proC gene encoding pyrroline-5-carboxylate reductase codes for MSESYEVMVSAPVMPGLRVAVLGAGKMGGILLQAFLKNNLLAPEQIFATVQHAERAQALSAQFGVEVTTDNLAAAQQADVILLGVKPTQVPALIEEIRPALTPKKTVLSFAASVKTRSIEEGAGCELAVIRAMPNTPAMLAAGITALCSGRFVSAEQMAVAQKIFQTVGRTVVVDEKHMDAVTGLSGSGPAFLYIIIEALAEAGVNVGLPRDVATLLAAQTTLGSARMVLETGYHPALLKDAVTTPAGCTVDGILELEEGGLRVTLIKAVKRATQRAKELANG; via the coding sequence ATGAGCGAGAGCTATGAAGTGATGGTTTCGGCTCCGGTAATGCCGGGGTTGCGGGTCGCAGTATTGGGCGCAGGGAAGATGGGCGGCATTCTGCTGCAGGCCTTCTTGAAGAACAACCTGCTTGCACCGGAGCAGATCTTTGCTACGGTCCAGCATGCCGAGCGAGCGCAGGCATTGTCGGCGCAGTTTGGCGTCGAGGTGACGACAGATAATCTTGCAGCAGCGCAGCAGGCAGATGTGATTCTGCTCGGAGTAAAACCCACACAAGTCCCTGCGCTGATCGAAGAGATCAGGCCGGCGCTGACTCCGAAGAAGACCGTGCTGTCGTTTGCGGCCTCTGTAAAGACTCGAAGTATCGAAGAGGGCGCAGGATGCGAACTTGCTGTGATCCGCGCGATGCCGAACACCCCAGCGATGCTGGCTGCGGGTATTACGGCTCTCTGCAGCGGCCGTTTCGTCTCGGCGGAGCAGATGGCGGTAGCGCAGAAGATCTTCCAGACGGTCGGCCGAACGGTCGTCGTCGATGAGAAGCACATGGATGCGGTCACTGGCCTCTCAGGCTCGGGGCCGGCATTCCTCTACATCATTATCGAGGCCCTCGCCGAAGCCGGCGTGAACGTAGGGCTGCCGCGCGATGTAGCGACGCTGCTCGCGGCACAGACGACACTAGGCTCCGCCAGGATGGTGCTCGAGACGGGATATCATCCTGCGCTACTCAAGGACGCCGTGACCACCCCCGCCGGATGTACGGTAGACGGCATTCTGGAACTCGAAGAGGGTGGCCTCCGCGTAACTCTGATCAAAGCAGTAAAGCGAGCGACCCAGCGGGCGAAGGAGTTGGCAAACGGCTAG